A genomic stretch from Coffea arabica cultivar ET-39 chromosome 10c, Coffea Arabica ET-39 HiFi, whole genome shotgun sequence includes:
- the LOC113713669 gene encoding kinesin-like protein KIN-4A isoform X3 — protein METAAPANHSGEDKDCCVKVAVHIRPLIGDERLQGCKDCVTVVPGKPQVQIGTHSFTFDQVYGSTGSPSSAMFEECVAPLVDGLFQGYNATVLAYGQTGSGKTYTMGTSFKDGCQTGLIPQAMNALFSKIETLKHQTEFQLHVSFIEIHKEEVRDLLDPSSANKSETTNGHVGKLTIPGKSPIQIRETSNGVITLAGSTERSIQTLKEMADCLEQGSLSRATGSTNMNNQSSRSHAIFTITMEQMHKLNPMTLSNGNANEYTNEEYLCAKLHLVDLAGSERAKRTGSDGLRFKEGVHINKGLLALGNVISALGDEKKRKEGVHVPYRDSKLTRLLQDSLGGNSRTFMIACISPADINAEETLNTLKYANRARNIQNKPVINRDPITNEMLKMRQQLELLQAELCARGGGCSPDEIQVLRERVAWLEANNEELCRELHEYRSRCPVTEQCETNAKLASSFSLKSEGLKRGLQSMESSDYQMSESGDSGDIDEEAAKEWEHTLLQDSMDKELNKLNKRLEQKESEMKLFGGLDAVALKQHFGKKIIELEEEKRTVQQERDRLLAEVENLAANSDGQAQKLQDMHSQKLKSLEAQIQDLKKKQESQVQLLKQKQKSDEAAKRLQDEIQYIKAQKVQLQQRIKQESEQFRQWKASREKELLQLKKEGRRNEYERHKLQALNQRQKMVLQRKTEEAAMATKRLKELLEARKSSGRDNSVTSNGTGSNGQGNEKSLQRWLDHELEVMVNVHEVRYEYEKQCQVRAALAEELSVLRQADEFAAKGMSPPRVKNGLSRAASMSPNARIARIASLENMLSISSNSLVAMASQLSEAEERERAFTSRGRWNQLRSMGDARNLLQYMFNSLGDARCQLWDKEIEIKEMKEQLKELVVLLRQSEIRRKETEKELKVREQAVASGLATPPPANSNKHLADEMSSPLSPIPVPAQKQLKYTAGIANASVRESAAFMDQTRKMMPIGQLSMKKLAVVGQGGKLWRWKRSHHQWLLQFKWKWQKPWKLSEWIRHSDETIMRARPRQQALPDIMCRNRR, from the exons ATGGAAACTGCTGCTCCTGCTAACCATTCTGGGGAAGATAAGGATTGCTGTGTGAAAGTCGCAGTCCATATTAGGCCACTTATAGGAGATGAAAGGCTCCAGGGTTGCAAAGATTGTGTAACAGTGGTCCCTGGAAAGCCTCAG GTACAAATTGGTACACACTCGTTTACTTTTGATCAAGTTTATGGAAGCACAGGATCTCCATCATCTGCCATGTTTGAAGAGTGTGTTGCTCCTCTTGTCGATGGCCTATTTCAAGGATATAATGCCACAGTTCTAGCCTATGGTCAG ACAGGTTCAGGTAAAACGTATACAATGGGTACCAGCTTCAAAGATGGTTGCCAAACAGGACTAATTCCCCAAGCGATGAACGCTTTGTTCAGCAAGATTGAAACTCTGAAGCATCAAACAGAATTTCAATTACATGTCTCATTCATTGAG ATACATAAAGAAGAAGTAAGGGACTTGCTGGATCCAAGTTCCGCTAACAAGTCGGAGACAACAAATGGGCACGTTGGGAAACTAACAATCCCTGGAAAATCACCGATACAAATTCGTGAAACATCAAATGGTGTTATTACATTAGCAGGATCCACTGAACGTAGCATCCAAACACTGAAAGAAATGGCTGATTGCCTGGAGCAAGGATCACTAAGCAGGGCAACTGGAAGTACAAATATGAACAATCAGTCAAG CCGCTCTCATGCCATTTTCACCATCACAATGGAACAGATGCATAAGCTTAACCCAATGACTCTGAGTAATGGAAATGCAAATGAGTATACAAATGAAGAATATCTTTGTGCCAAATTGCATTTGGTTGATCTTGCTGGATCAGAGCGTGCCAAAAGGACAGGTTCTGATGGTCTTCGTTTTAAGGAAG GAGTTCACATCAACAAGGGCCTTCTAGCCCTTGGTAATGTTATTAGTGCACTTGGGGATGAGAAAAAGCGGAAAGAAGGTGTTCATGTTCCATATCGGGACAGTAAACTTACTCGGTTATTGCAG GATTCACTTGGTGGTAATAGCAGAACCTTCATGATAG CCTGCATTAGTCCTGCTGACATAAATGCTGAGGAAACTCTGAACACTTTAAAATATGCAAATCGTGCTCGGAATATCCAAAATAAGCCGGTG ATCAATAGAGATCCCATAACAAATGAGATGTTGAAGATGCGGCAACAGCTAGAGCTTTTGCAGGCAGAACTTTGTGCCCGCGGAGGCGGATGTTCTCCTGATGAAATACAG GTTCTGAGGGAAAGGGTTGCTTGGCTTGAAGCAAATAATGAGGAACTCTGTCGTGAACTCCATGAATATCGCAGTAGATGCCCTGTGACCGAGCAGTGTGAAACAAATGCTAAG TTGGCTAGCTCCTTCTCTCTGAAAAGCGAAGGGCTTAAAAGGGGCTTGCAGAGTATGGAGTCATCTGACTATCAAATGAGTGAAAGTG GTGATTCTGGAGACATTGATGAAGAAGCAGCCAAGGAGTGGGAGCATACCCTTCTTCAAGATTCCATGGACAAAGAGTTGAATAAGCTAAATAAACGTCTGGAGCAAAAGGAG TCTGAGATGAAACTTTTTGGAGGATTAGATGCAGTGGCACTTAAACAACACTTTGGTAAAAAGATTATTGAACTTGAGGAAGAGAAAAGGACTGTTCAG CAAGAAAGAGACCGATTGTTGGCAGAAGTTGAAAACCTTGCTGCTAACTCCGATGGACAAGCTCAAAAATTGCAAGACATGCATTCCCAGAAGCTAAAATCCCTTGAAGCACAG ATTCAAGATCTTAAGAAGAAACAAGAGAGCCAGGTTCAGCTtctaaagcaaaaacaaaagagTGATGAGGCTGCAAAGCGGCTACAAGATGAAATACAATACATTAAGGCTCAGAAG GTCCAATTACAACAAAGAATCAAACAAGAGTCCGAACAATTTCGACAGTGGAAGGCATCTCGTGAAAAGGAACTCTTGCAG TTGAAGAAAGAGGGAAGAAGGAACGAGTATGAAAGGCACAAGCTGCAAGCTTTGAATCAGCGTCAGAAAATG GTTCTTCAAAGAAAAACAGAAGAGGCTGCAATGGCTACTAAAAGGCTCAAAGAGTTGCTAGAAGCACGTAAATCCTCAGGTCGTGACAACTCAG TAACTAGCAATGGAACTGGCTCCAATGGGCAG GGAAATGAGAAATCCTTGCAGCGCTGGCTTGACCATGAACTAGAAGTGATGGTGAATGTTCACGAAGTACGTTATGAGTACGAGAAgcagtgtcaagt AAGAGCAGCATTGGCAGAAGAGTTGTCTGTCTTGAGACAAGCAGATGAATTTGCAGCGAAAGGAATGAGCCCTCCAAGAGTGAAAAATGGTTTATCTAG GGCAGCTTCAATGTCACCAAATGCAAGAATAGCAAGAATTGCTTCTCTTGAAAACATGCTAAGCATCTCATCCAACTCACTTGTAGCAATGGCTTCACAGCTTTCAGAAGCTGAAGAACGGGAGCGAGCTTTTACTAGTCGTGGACGATGGAATCAACTACGGTCCATGGGGGATGCCAGAAACTTGCTCCAGTACATGTTTAATTCTCTTGGAGATGCAAG GTGCCAGTTGTGGGACAAAGAAATTGAAATCAAGGAGATGAAGGAGCAGCTCAAAGAACTTGTGGTTTTACTGCGACAGAGTGAAATTAGAAGAAAGGAAACTGAGAAGGAGCTCAAAGTTAGAGAGCAGGCGGTTGCCAGTGGATTGGCCACACCGCCACCC GCTAACTCTAACAAACACTTGGCTGATGAGATGAGCAGTCCCCTGTCTCCGATCCCTGTGCCAGCACAGAAACAGCTCAAGTATACTGCAGGCATTGCTAATGCTTCAGTAAGAGAGTCAGCAGCCTTCATGGATCAAACTCGAAAG ATGATGCCAATTGGACAGTTATCAATGAAGAAATTGGCAGTCGTCGGGCAAGGTGGGAAATTATGGAGGTGGAAGAGGAGTCATCATCAATGGCTATTACAGTTCAAATGGAAGTGGCAGAAGCCATGGAAACTCTCAGAATGGATTAGACACAGTGACGAGACTATCATGAGAGCAAGGCCTCGCCAGCAGGCTCTACCGGATATCATGTGTAGAAATAGACGGTAG